The following are from one region of the Klebsiella aerogenes genome:
- a CDS encoding sugar-binding transcriptional regulator: MAKQDEQRLLVKIATLYYLEGRKQSDIAQLLSLSQSFVSRAITRCQKEGVVKISVVQPSNIFLNLEKGLEDRYGLKQAVVVDTEEDASDHTIKRAIGSAAAHYLETRLRPKDLIGVSSWSSTIRAMVDEVHAQNLKAGGVIQLLGGVGPNGNVQATILTQTLAQHLNCDAWLLPSQSIEGSMEERNRLLASKDVADVVSRFDEVDIAIVGIGILEPSQLLKTSGNYYHEDMLHVLAARGAVGDICLHYYDKNGQPVLRDDEDPVIGMALEKVKKCPNVVALAGGTDKVAAIKGALTGGYIDVLITDYPTARQLVSD; this comes from the coding sequence ATGGCTAAGCAGGATGAACAACGGCTATTGGTTAAGATTGCCACGCTTTACTACCTGGAAGGACGAAAGCAGTCTGATATCGCCCAACTTCTCTCGCTATCTCAGTCATTTGTCTCTCGCGCCATTACCCGCTGCCAAAAGGAGGGGGTGGTGAAAATCAGCGTCGTGCAGCCATCGAATATTTTTCTCAACCTCGAAAAAGGGCTGGAAGATCGCTACGGTCTTAAGCAGGCGGTGGTGGTCGATACCGAAGAAGACGCCAGCGACCACACCATCAAGCGGGCAATTGGCTCCGCCGCCGCTCACTACCTGGAAACTCGTCTGCGGCCGAAAGATTTGATTGGCGTCTCCTCGTGGAGCTCAACCATTCGCGCCATGGTCGATGAAGTTCATGCGCAAAACCTGAAAGCCGGCGGCGTGATTCAGTTGCTCGGCGGCGTCGGGCCGAACGGCAATGTGCAGGCGACCATCCTCACCCAAACCCTTGCCCAGCATCTTAACTGCGATGCCTGGCTGCTGCCGTCGCAGAGCATCGAAGGGTCGATGGAAGAACGCAATCGCCTGCTGGCCAGCAAGGATGTCGCCGACGTGGTGTCACGCTTTGATGAAGTGGATATCGCGATTGTCGGCATCGGGATTCTCGAACCGTCCCAGTTGCTGAAAACCTCCGGCAACTACTATCACGAAGATATGCTGCACGTACTGGCGGCGCGCGGCGCGGTCGGCGATATCTGCCTGCACTACTACGATAAAAACGGCCAGCCAGTGTTACGCGATGATGAAGATCCTGTTATCGGCATGGCGCTGGAGAAAGTCAAAAAATGCCCTAACGTCGTCGCGCTTGCTGGCGGCACCGACAAAGTCGCCGCGATCAAAGGTGCCCTGACCGGCGGTTATATTGACGTTTTAATCACCGATTACCCCACTGCCCGGCAGCTGGTCAGCGACTAA
- a CDS encoding FGGY-family carbohydrate kinase, which produces MQATPKKFIIALDEGTTNAKAVVLDDQGKVIVKFSQPLAIQTPRDGWVEQSGKALVAASLEVIASAVAHVGAESVAALAISNQRETAIGWYRDSGEPINAAITWQCTRSAAFCDTLRRDHQEQHIKHATGLPIAPLFSASKMRWLLDATPNGYQRAERGEICLGTIDSWLLWNLTHGETFSCDYSNAARTQLLNLQRGEWDDEMLALFGIPLAALPEIKPSSGLFGYTKGLTAIPDGIPVMAMVGDSHAALFGHALGEPGCVKATYGTGSSVMAPVKSAQCDIEALATTVAWHDGDQLVWGLEGNIPHTGDAVAWMADSTGLSELSATDLAHELNTLPASVDSTLGVYFVPALTGLGAPWWDDSARGVICGLSRGVKRAHLIRAALESIAYQIADVVVAMRQHDEFTLTALMVDGGPTKNDWLMQYQADLLGCPVMRSDVPELSAIGAALLARKALNPGTTTDLQAFLTEHSTFHPDMARHQRLQQRWQEWRRAVDRTLWKPDSPA; this is translated from the coding sequence ATGCAGGCGACACCGAAAAAGTTCATCATTGCGCTGGATGAAGGCACAACCAACGCGAAAGCCGTGGTGCTGGATGACCAGGGCAAGGTTATCGTCAAATTCTCTCAGCCGCTGGCCATTCAAACACCCCGGGACGGCTGGGTAGAACAGTCCGGCAAAGCGCTGGTTGCCGCCTCGCTTGAGGTGATCGCCAGCGCAGTGGCTCACGTCGGCGCGGAAAGCGTCGCTGCGCTGGCCATCAGCAATCAACGGGAAACCGCCATCGGTTGGTATCGCGACAGCGGAGAGCCCATTAACGCGGCCATCACCTGGCAGTGCACCCGCAGCGCCGCTTTCTGCGACACCCTGCGCCGGGACCACCAGGAACAACACATTAAGCACGCCACCGGCCTGCCAATTGCGCCGCTGTTTTCCGCCTCCAAAATGCGCTGGCTGCTGGACGCCACCCCCAACGGCTACCAGCGGGCCGAGCGCGGCGAGATTTGTCTTGGCACTATAGACAGTTGGCTGCTGTGGAATTTGACTCACGGCGAAACCTTTTCCTGCGATTACTCCAACGCCGCGCGCACCCAACTGCTGAATTTGCAGCGCGGCGAGTGGGATGATGAGATGCTGGCGCTGTTCGGCATCCCGCTCGCCGCGCTGCCGGAAATTAAACCGTCGAGCGGCCTGTTCGGCTACACCAAAGGATTGACCGCGATTCCAGACGGTATCCCAGTGATGGCGATGGTCGGCGACTCCCACGCCGCATTATTCGGCCACGCGCTGGGCGAACCCGGCTGCGTGAAAGCCACCTACGGCACCGGCTCTTCGGTGATGGCTCCGGTCAAATCGGCGCAGTGCGATATTGAAGCGCTGGCGACCACTGTCGCCTGGCATGATGGCGACCAACTGGTTTGGGGGCTGGAAGGCAATATTCCCCACACCGGCGATGCGGTGGCGTGGATGGCGGACAGCACCGGGTTGAGCGAACTCTCCGCAACCGATCTGGCTCATGAGCTGAATACCCTGCCCGCCTCCGTCGATTCGACCTTAGGCGTCTATTTCGTGCCCGCGCTGACCGGCCTCGGCGCCCCCTGGTGGGACGACAGCGCCCGCGGTGTGATTTGCGGCCTGAGCCGCGGCGTGAAACGCGCGCACCTTATCCGCGCAGCGCTGGAATCCATCGCTTATCAGATAGCCGACGTGGTCGTGGCGATGCGCCAGCATGACGAATTCACCCTGACGGCGCTGATGGTCGACGGCGGCCCGACCAAAAACGACTGGCTGATGCAGTATCAGGCCGATCTACTCGGCTGCCCGGTCATGCGCAGCGATGTCCCGGAACTGTCCGCCATCGGCGCGGCGCTGTTAGCGCGCAAAGCCCTCAATCCGGGAACGACAACCGATCTGCAAGCATTCTTAACCGAACACAGCACTTTTCATCCCGATATGGCCCGCCACCAGCGCTTACAGCAGCGCTGGCAGGAGTGGCGCCGTGCGGTAGACAGAACATTATGGAAACCGGATTCGCCGGCCTGA